A genomic region of Oenanthe melanoleuca isolate GR-GAL-2019-014 chromosome 25, OMel1.0, whole genome shotgun sequence contains the following coding sequences:
- the S100A13 gene encoding protein S100-A13, whose protein sequence is MATGEAGEAGELGELTELEVAIERIVTVFATFAAKEGRKGSLTAGEFKELVRLQLPNLMKDVPSLEEKMSELDVNNDEELRFGEYWRLIGELARAMRRERAAKK, encoded by the exons ATGGCCACGGGCGAGGCGGGCGAGGCGGGCGAGCTGGGCGAGCTGACGGAGCTGGAGGTGGCCATCGAGCGCATCGTCACCGTGTTCGCCACCTTCGCGGCCAaggagggcaggaagggctcGCTGACCGCGGGCGAGTTCAAGGAGCTGGTGCGGCTGCAGCTGCCCAACCTGATGAAG GATGTGCCCTCGCTGGAGGAGAAGATGAGCGAGCTGGACGTGAACAACGACGAGGAGCTGAGATTCGGGGAGTACTGGCGGCTGATCGGGGAGCTGGCCCGGGCCATGCGCAGGGAGAGAGCGGCCAAAAAGTGA
- the S100A1 gene encoding protein S100-A1 isoform X1 — translation MVSVLRAAAMGSQLEGAMETLINVFHHYSGKEGDKYKLSKKELKELLQSELGCFLETQKDAGAVEKIMQDLDENGDGEVDFQEFVVLVAALTVACNTFFWENA, via the exons ATGGTTTCGGTTCTGCGAG CCGCAGCCATGGGATCGCAGCTGGAAGGGGCCATGGAGACCCTGATCAATGTCTTCCACCACTACTCGGGCAAGGAGGGCGACAAGTACAAGCTGAGCAAGAAGGAGctcaaggagctgctgcagagcgAGCTGGGATGTTTCCTGGAG ACCCAAAAGGACGCGGGGGCCGTGGAGAAGATCATGCAGGACCTGGATGAGAACGGCGATGGGGAGGTGGATTTCCAGGAATTCGTGGTCCTGGTGGCCGCCCTGACCGTGGCCTGCAACACTTTCTTCTGGGAGAACGCCTGA
- the S100A1 gene encoding protein S100-A1 isoform X2 produces MGSQLEGAMETLINVFHHYSGKEGDKYKLSKKELKELLQSELGCFLETQKDAGAVEKIMQDLDENGDGEVDFQEFVVLVAALTVACNTFFWENA; encoded by the exons ATGGGATCGCAGCTGGAAGGGGCCATGGAGACCCTGATCAATGTCTTCCACCACTACTCGGGCAAGGAGGGCGACAAGTACAAGCTGAGCAAGAAGGAGctcaaggagctgctgcagagcgAGCTGGGATGTTTCCTGGAG ACCCAAAAGGACGCGGGGGCCGTGGAGAAGATCATGCAGGACCTGGATGAGAACGGCGATGGGGAGGTGGATTTCCAGGAATTCGTGGTCCTGGTGGCCGCCCTGACCGTGGCCTGCAACACTTTCTTCTGGGAGAACGCCTGA